The Thermosipho melanesiensis BI429 sequence TTTTAAAAAATCAGAAGACATAGAAGAATTTATTGAAACCATAGAGTTAAAAATAAGCGAAACATTGGAAAAGTTAGGTATTTCTTTAAAGGAGGAAGAAGAAAATGAATAGATATGAAAAAGAGTTTTATGATGCCTTAAAAGATTTGTTTATTGGAGAAGAAATAGAAGGGAAATCAGGGTATGTAAATTTAATGAGAATAAAAAGTGCGTATTATACAAAAACAGTTCAAACAGAATTGAAAGAATTGATTGAAGATGAACTAGTAAACAACAACATAGAAGATTTTAGAGAAGAATTATTTGAAAAGCTATATACTTTTTTTAAAAGATATTTTTCAGATACCGGGTCAATATATTATACATATACACCATGGAGTGAGAGAATATATGAAAGAGTATACGACCCAGAAAAAGATGTGATTTTATTTTGGAAAACACACATGTTGTATTATGTAAAAACCGAAAAAAACTATAAAAGTGTTGAAATAAAAATAAAAGGGGCAAATGGAAAAGAAATAAAATTTTATTTTGATGTATCAGATTTAGAACATCAAAAAGCAAATGAGAAAAAAGAAATAATGTTTGAATTTAAAGAATTTGATACCAATAATAGAATAGTATTAAGATGTATATATTCAGAAAGAGGTAGAAAAACAAAGATTGATGAAATCGTAAAACAAGCAAAGGAGTTATATAAGGAAATTACTACAGAAGATGTAGAAAAAGCAATAAGGATATTTAATAAACAAAGTGAAGTGGATTATTTTATCAACAAAGATGCAGAAGGATTTTTAAAAGAACAACTTGATATGTATGTATATCAATACATGTTTGATTCAGAAAACATTTGGAGTGTAAAAAGAGTAAAAGAAATACAGGTATTTAAAAAAATAGCAAGTAAAATAATAGAATTTATTGCCCAATTTGAAAATGAACTTGTAAAGATATGGAACAAACCAAAGTTTGTATTTAACAGTAATTATGTAATAACAATAGATAGAATAGTAGAAAAAGAATGTGGGGGCAAAGTGTTAGAAAAAATACTAAATCATGAAAATATAGATAAACAAATAGAAGAATGGAAGGGATTAGGAATAGTTGATGATGAATTTAAAATAGAGGAAATATACAAGCAAGAAAGAAATGACTTATTTAGTGAAAAAGGAAAAATAAATGAAAAATACAAATATTTACCAATTGACACAAAATATTTCAAAGATATAGAAATAGATATATTAGAATTATTTGATAATTTAGACGAAACACTTGATGGATGGTTAATAAAAAGTGAAAATTATCAGGCTTTAAATACAATATTACCTAAATTTAGAGAAAAAGTGCAGACGATTTATATTGATCCACCATTTAACAAAGAGCAAGAAGCTGATTATTTATACAAGGTAGGGTATAAAGATGCTACATGGATAACAATGCTTGAAAATAGAGTAAAGCTTGGAAGAGAAATATTGAACGAAAAAGGAAGTATTTTTGTAAGATGTGATTACAATGGAAATATGTATGTAAGAATGATCTTGAATAAGATTTTTGGAGGAGATAATTTTAGGAATGAGATAAATGTTAGCAGAATAAGTAAGCAAGATCGAAAAGTGAAAAAATTTAATACCGCTACGGATTCACTATATTTTTATTCAAGTTCAGATAATTTTTTCTTTAGATTGCTTTTTAAGAAATTGTTTAAAACTAAAGGTGAAAGATGGCATGCTATGGACTCTCAGGGTAACGGAAATGCACTCTATATTTTTGGGGTTTTACTTGAACCTCCTAAGGGCCGTCACTGGACTTATGGTCAAGAAAATATTAAAAAGATGGAAAAAGAAAAAAGAATTAGAATAAAATGCAAAAAATGCGGTTATAATCATATTGAAGGCGTATGGAAAGGTTGTCCACAATGCGGAAATAAAAATGATGTAAAGGTAGAGTATTTATTACCTCCAACAAGCGAAAAACAAATCGATTCTAATTGGACAGATATTTCTGGTTATACATCAAACTGGAATTTTTCCACCGAAAACTCTGAAATTCTTTTGAAGCGTGTTATAGAGTCAACCTCCAACGAAGGAGACTTAATTCTAGATTTCTTCCTAGGTTCAGGCACAACAACAGCAGTAGCACATAAATTAAAAAGAAAATGGATTGGTGTTGAGATGGGAGAACATTTTTGGACGGTGGTTTTACCAAGGATGAAAAAGGTTTTATTTTATGATAAATCAGGAATAAGTAAAGAAAAAGATGTTAAAGAAAAATATAATGAAAAAAGCGCTGGAGGTTTCTTTAAGTACTACGAACTTGAACAATACGAAAATGTATTGAAAAATGCAAAATATGAACATGGTGATTTAACATTACAACCATCATCAAATAAAGATGTATTTAATGAATATATATTTATGAGATCGCCGAAGTTTGTTGAAACGGTTTTAAGAAGGGAAGGAAATGATTACAAAGTTGATTTGTCAAAACTATATCCTGAAAAGGAAATTGATATAGTTGAAACTCTATCTAATGTATTAGGAAAGAAGATAAAGAAGATAAGAAAGGAAAGCTTTGAGTTAGAAGATATAGGCGAGATAAGATACGATAATATACCTGTAGAGTATATAAAACCTCTAATTTGGTGGTGAAAAGATGGCAAGTAAAACTAAAAGTTTAAGTACAAATATTTACCCACTTTTAATGTCATTTATAGATGAAAAGGTACCGATTTTTGAAGAGTTGCCATATGATTGGAGGGAAGTAGATTTAGAGTCATTTTCTGATGCAAAAAGATTATGGGATTTTCAACTAGAAGCTTTAAAATATGCAATAAGAGCTTTATACTATTATTATGAAGTTTTAGAAGCAGATAAACAAAAGCTTTGGAATGAACTGGAAGAATATTCTTTTGATTTAGATATATCATCTATTATGGATATTAAAAAATCAGAAGATGAGATTTGGAAAATCTTGAATAGATATTTTTATGGTGAAAGAGATAAAATACCATATAGCAATTTTATAAACAGAATGGGATTTTGGATGGCTACTGGAAGCGGAAAAACGCTGGTTATTGTAAAACTAATTGATATTTTAATAACTTATATGGAAAGAAATCTTATACCTAAAAGACATATTCTTTTTTTAACATATAGAGACGATCTGATTGAACAATTTAAATTACATTTTAAAGAGTTTAATAAATCCCAAAGTGGAAAGATTTTAAAATTGTATGAATTAAAAAATTTTAACAATGTTCTTAATTATAAAAGTTTTTTTGAATTTCCGATATTTTATTATCGCTCTGATAATATTTCTGATATTCAAAAAGAAAAAATAATCAATTATGAAAATTACGATAATGGTGGAAATTGGTATGTTATTTTGGATGAGGCTCATAAAGGAAGTAAGGAATCTAGTAAATCACAACAGTATTTTTCAATTTTATCGAGAAATGGATTTTTATTCAATTTCTCTGCAACATTTACAGATGAGAGAGATATTTTAACGACAATTTATGAGTTTAACCTTTCTACCTTTATCGAAAATGGTTATGGAAAAGAGATTAGAATTTTTGATGAAAACGTGAAAATAAAAGATAAAAATAAAGATGATTTTAATGAAAATAAAAAATATATGATTCTTTTAAAAACCTTAATTTTATTAACATATTTGAAAAAGAAGTCAAAGGATTTAAGAAGAAAGCAAGAACTAAATTTGGAATACCATTCTCCTCTTTCAGTATTTTTAGTAAATTCAGTTAATACCAAAGATTCTGATTTAAAATTACTATTTAAAATAATAAAAGAAATTACTTCTATAGAAAGTTATGAAAAAATACTAAATTCTGAAATTTTTAAAATGGCAAGAGATAGTGTTATTGAAAACAAACCTATTAATCCCTTTGATGAAAATGAAAATTTTTCTGGTTCAAATATTGAGACAAATTATCTATTAGATATAACTCCATTAGATGTATTAAAAGAGGTTTTTAATTCTGAAACTCCTGGAGAAATAGAAATAGTTAAATCTAAATCCGAAAAAGAATTTGCATTAAAACTTATGACTAGTGATAAACCATTTGCTTTAATAAAGGTAGGAGATGCAAAAAAATTATTTGATGCTTTGGTTAATGAATTTGAATTAAGAGTTCAAGAAACTTTTGTAGATGAAGATTATTTTTCAAATTTAGATGAAAAGGAATATATAAATATATTATTAGGTTCAAGAGCGTTCTATGAAGGATGGGATTCAAATAGGCCTAATATAATAGTTTTTATTAACATTGGAACTGGCAACGAAGCAAAAAAATTTGTTTTACAGTCAGTAGGAAGGGGCTTAAGAGTTCAACCTATTAAAAATGGTGATAGAAAAAGATTAGGAATATCAGCAACATATAGCAAATACAGAAATTTTATATTGCCTATTGAAACTTTATACGTTTGGGGAACTAAAACAAAAGTAATCAAACAAATTATAGAAAGTACAAAAGAAATAATTAAAAATTCTGGTATAAAAATAGAACTAAAGAAAAATATTGATAGAATTGATGGACATAAATTATTTGTACCTGCATATAAAAAAGTTAAAAGAGTTGTAGATATTGAAAAATTGAAAAATGAAGACATTCAGAAATACAATATTAACTGCTCAGATTTCCAGGATACAAAAAATGTACTTGAAAACATTTCTGATGAATTATTGTATTTCTTTTATTTTTCAAATGAAGATGAACCATTAGAAAAGATAAAACTTTTAAGAGGAATGTTTAAAAAAGAAAATGAAGAAAAGTTTTTCGATAAAAGCGAAAATAAAAAAAGGTTGGGTTGGCACGATTGTATTAAAGATATAATCAGATTTATAAATAACTATGTAATATTTGAAACAATTCCAGATGTTAAAGAGAATGAAGAGCCTATAATTCACTACAAAGGAATAAAAATAAGAATACCTAAGGAAGAGGAAATTAATAGAGTTAAAGAAACTATAGAAAAGGTATATAGTGAACATTACGAAGAAAAAGTTAGTATAACAGGTAAAGATAGAGATGAGATTGAATTAGATTTTATTAAGGAACATTACTTTATTCCAGTAATAAAAGCCTTAGATAGAGAAGTGGTGAAAAGCTTATTAGCTAATATACTTAATGAAAATAGTGAAATACAATTTGTAAATGAATTAAAGAAAAAATCTAATTATTTTGAACAATTTGATTGGTGGCTATTTAGTAAAATAGTTCAAAGAATTGATGGTATTTACATTCTATTTACAAATAAGAATGGTATTGAACAAAAATTTTATCCTGATTTTGTTTTTTGGTTTAAAAAAGAAAATAAGTATCTTATTGCTTTTGTAGACCCAAAATCAACTGAATTTGCAGATGGATATAGAAAAATTGATGGATTTATTAAATTATTTTACGAAAATAATAAGCCAAAGATTTTTGAAAAAAATGAGTTTAAGATAATTTTTAATTTATATTTGTTCAATAGAAATTTTGGTAGTCCAGAAAGAT is a genomic window containing:
- a CDS encoding site-specific DNA-methyltransferase, translating into MNRYEKEFYDALKDLFIGEEIEGKSGYVNLMRIKSAYYTKTVQTELKELIEDELVNNNIEDFREELFEKLYTFFKRYFSDTGSIYYTYTPWSERIYERVYDPEKDVILFWKTHMLYYVKTEKNYKSVEIKIKGANGKEIKFYFDVSDLEHQKANEKKEIMFEFKEFDTNNRIVLRCIYSERGRKTKIDEIVKQAKELYKEITTEDVEKAIRIFNKQSEVDYFINKDAEGFLKEQLDMYVYQYMFDSENIWSVKRVKEIQVFKKIASKIIEFIAQFENELVKIWNKPKFVFNSNYVITIDRIVEKECGGKVLEKILNHENIDKQIEEWKGLGIVDDEFKIEEIYKQERNDLFSEKGKINEKYKYLPIDTKYFKDIEIDILELFDNLDETLDGWLIKSENYQALNTILPKFREKVQTIYIDPPFNKEQEADYLYKVGYKDATWITMLENRVKLGREILNEKGSIFVRCDYNGNMYVRMILNKIFGGDNFRNEINVSRISKQDRKVKKFNTATDSLYFYSSSDNFFFRLLFKKLFKTKGERWHAMDSQGNGNALYIFGVLLEPPKGRHWTYGQENIKKMEKEKRIRIKCKKCGYNHIEGVWKGCPQCGNKNDVKVEYLLPPTSEKQIDSNWTDISGYTSNWNFSTENSEILLKRVIESTSNEGDLILDFFLGSGTTTAVAHKLKRKWIGVEMGEHFWTVVLPRMKKVLFYDKSGISKEKDVKEKYNEKSAGGFFKYYELEQYENVLKNAKYEHGDLTLQPSSNKDVFNEYIFMRSPKFVETVLRREGNDYKVDLSKLYPEKEIDIVETLSNVLGKKIKKIRKESFELEDIGEIRYDNIPVEYIKPLIWW
- a CDS encoding DEAD/DEAH box helicase family protein — translated: MASKTKSLSTNIYPLLMSFIDEKVPIFEELPYDWREVDLESFSDAKRLWDFQLEALKYAIRALYYYYEVLEADKQKLWNELEEYSFDLDISSIMDIKKSEDEIWKILNRYFYGERDKIPYSNFINRMGFWMATGSGKTLVIVKLIDILITYMERNLIPKRHILFLTYRDDLIEQFKLHFKEFNKSQSGKILKLYELKNFNNVLNYKSFFEFPIFYYRSDNISDIQKEKIINYENYDNGGNWYVILDEAHKGSKESSKSQQYFSILSRNGFLFNFSATFTDERDILTTIYEFNLSTFIENGYGKEIRIFDENVKIKDKNKDDFNENKKYMILLKTLILLTYLKKKSKDLRRKQELNLEYHSPLSVFLVNSVNTKDSDLKLLFKIIKEITSIESYEKILNSEIFKMARDSVIENKPINPFDENENFSGSNIETNYLLDITPLDVLKEVFNSETPGEIEIVKSKSEKEFALKLMTSDKPFALIKVGDAKKLFDALVNEFELRVQETFVDEDYFSNLDEKEYINILLGSRAFYEGWDSNRPNIIVFINIGTGNEAKKFVLQSVGRGLRVQPIKNGDRKRLGISATYSKYRNFILPIETLYVWGTKTKVIKQIIESTKEIIKNSGIKIELKKNIDRIDGHKLFVPAYKKVKRVVDIEKLKNEDIQKYNINCSDFQDTKNVLENISDELLYFFYFSNEDEPLEKIKLLRGMFKKENEEKFFDKSENKKRLGWHDCIKDIIRFINNYVIFETIPDVKENEEPIIHYKGIKIRIPKEEEINRVKETIEKVYSEHYEEKVSITGKDRDEIELDFIKEHYFIPVIKALDREVVKSLLANILNENSEIQFVNELKKKSNYFEQFDWWLFSKIVQRIDGIYILFTNKNGIEQKFYPDFVFWFKKENKYLIAFVDPKSTEFADGYRKIDGFIKLFYENNKPKIFEKNEFKIIFNLYLFNRNFGSPERYQDFWVKSIDEFVNKINNII